The proteins below are encoded in one region of Saccopteryx leptura isolate mSacLep1 chromosome 1, mSacLep1_pri_phased_curated, whole genome shotgun sequence:
- the LOC136389034 gene encoding translationally-controlled tumor protein-like yields MIIYRDLISHDEMFSDIYKIREIADGLCLKVEGKMVSRTEGNIDDSLIGGNASAEGPDGNGTESTVIMSVDIVMNHHLQETSFTKEVYKKYIKDYMKSIKGKLEEQRPERVKPFMTGAAEQIKHILANFKNYQFFIGENMNPDGMVALLDYHEDSVTPYMIFFKDGLEMEKC; encoded by the coding sequence ATGATCATCTACCGGGACCTCATCAGCCATGATGAGATGTTCTCCGATATCTACAAGATCCGGGAGATCGCAGATGGGCTCTGCCTGAAGGTAGAGGGGAAGATGGTCAGTAGGACAGAGGGTAACATTGATGACTCACTTATTGGTGGAAATGCCTCCGCTGAAGGCCCCGATGGCAACGGTACCGAAAGCACAGTAATCATGAGTGTTGATATTGTCATGAATCATCATTTGCAGGAAACCAGCTTCACAAAAGAAGTCTACAAGAAGTACATCAAGGATTACATGAAATCAATCAAAGGAAAACTTGAAGAACAGAGACCAGAAAGAGTAAAGCCTTTTATGACAGGGGCTGCAGAACAAATCAAGCACATCCTTGCCAATTTCAAAAACTACCAGTTCTTTATTGGTGAAAACATGAATCCAGATGGCATGGTTGCTCTACTGGACTACCATGAGGATAGTGTGACCCCATATATGATTTTCTTTAAGGATGgtttagaaatggaaaaatgttaa